In Leptodesmis sichuanensis A121, the following are encoded in one genomic region:
- a CDS encoding class I SAM-dependent methyltransferase — protein MCLRSVVLQLDEHGNCKALVNLISQRIRESFCDRISFAEYMELALYHPQYGYYATAPSKIGAQGDFFTSPHLGSEFGELIAEQLLQMWQLLERPRPFTVVEMGAGQGLLASDILNYLAHHAPDLFKGLDYRIVERAPALIAEQQHQLKPLQQRGVQIQWGDLSAIAPESITGCFLSNELVDALPVHQVIVESGRLQEVYVTLAEPAVADRPFTEVSGELSTPQLAEYFKQLGIDLTAPRYPDHYQTEVNLAALEWMAAVASRLQRGYVLTIDYGYSSDRYYNPVRSQGTLQCYYQHRHHSDPYRYVGQQDITAHVDFTALQKQGERWGLDTLGFTKQGLFLMALGLGDRIAALSQSTATDAKTIQDILFRRDALQRLVDPTGLGNFGVLIQSKGVPTDQLLQGLAGERL, from the coding sequence GTGTGTCTGCGGAGTGTGGTGTTGCAACTAGACGAACACGGTAATTGTAAAGCTCTCGTTAATCTGATTTCTCAACGGATCCGCGAGAGCTTTTGCGATCGCATATCCTTTGCCGAATATATGGAGTTGGCCCTATACCATCCGCAATATGGGTATTACGCCACCGCTCCCAGCAAAATTGGCGCTCAGGGTGACTTTTTCACCTCTCCCCACCTGGGGTCAGAGTTTGGAGAATTAATCGCCGAGCAACTCCTGCAGATGTGGCAACTTTTGGAGCGACCCCGCCCCTTTACCGTAGTGGAAATGGGGGCAGGACAGGGATTATTAGCAAGTGACATCCTGAATTACCTGGCCCATCACGCTCCTGATCTATTTAAAGGGCTGGATTACCGAATTGTGGAACGGGCACCAGCTCTGATTGCAGAACAGCAACACCAGTTAAAGCCTTTGCAGCAACGGGGTGTCCAGATTCAGTGGGGTGATTTGTCTGCGATCGCGCCAGAGTCGATAACAGGCTGTTTCCTCTCCAATGAGTTAGTGGATGCTTTGCCAGTTCATCAAGTGATCGTGGAATCGGGGCGGTTGCAGGAAGTGTATGTCACTTTGGCTGAACCTGCTGTGGCCGATCGTCCCTTTACTGAAGTGAGCGGTGAACTGTCTACTCCTCAACTGGCTGAGTATTTTAAGCAGCTTGGTATTGACCTGACGGCTCCCCGCTATCCCGATCACTACCAGACGGAAGTGAATCTGGCGGCTCTGGAGTGGATGGCGGCAGTGGCCAGCCGATTGCAACGGGGATATGTGCTGACGATCGATTACGGGTATTCCAGCGATCGCTATTACAATCCGGTTCGCAGCCAGGGTACCCTGCAGTGTTACTACCAGCATCGCCATCACTCCGATCCCTATCGTTACGTGGGTCAGCAGGATATTACAGCCCATGTGGATTTCACCGCCTTGCAAAAACAGGGGGAGCGATGGGGTCTAGATACACTCGGCTTTACCAAACAGGGATTATTTCTCATGGCTTTGGGGTTGGGAGATCGGATTGCCGCTCTCAGTCAATCCACCGCTACAGATGCCAAAACCATCCAGGACATTCTGTTTCGGCGGGATGCTTTGCAGCGCTTAGTAGATCCCACGGGATTGGGGAACTTTGGCGTTCTGATCCAGAGCAAAGGTGTACCCACCGATCAACTGCTCCAGGGGTTGGCCGGAGAAAGGCTGTAG
- a CDS encoding septal ring lytic transglycosylase RlpA family protein, whose amino-acid sequence MNHKIFSSLTASLLITTLGVLPSYANPAKSDNQGVDTSSKPVDSNADPISGKAAANIPTGDAIARVDQPSTEAVKIGEQKSEEQKPGSLPNRQPVSSSSVIAKVQSLSLAGRKSAILYVRNLPVLTFTGSTAATSGNVKVGVQTQASPDQPDFRDKSLGLSKSPETPSIHSLLSFSQSFTSHPDSLSITTLDTESAQADPVWRATVLAARINQLYRDGVDAKKITVRWDDQQKSGAGDRFVIQANQLPLATIDRNTTATNSNRNLEQDALWVANRLRRLLGNAEPLQAVAGRPAWGGQGISLGPIRLRLEGFASWYGPGFHGNPSASGERFNQYALTAAHRTLPFGTRVLVTNLDNGQSVVVRINDRGPFHGNRIIDLSTGAARVLGLVQSGVARVRLEVMAPNNVATTNQ is encoded by the coding sequence ATGAACCATAAAATTTTCAGCAGTTTGACTGCCTCTCTGTTGATTACCACTCTGGGTGTGCTACCAAGTTACGCAAATCCCGCAAAGTCTGATAATCAAGGAGTAGATACCAGTTCCAAGCCAGTTGACTCAAACGCTGACCCAATCTCAGGGAAGGCCGCGGCGAACATTCCTACTGGGGATGCGATCGCCAGAGTTGATCAACCCTCGACTGAAGCCGTCAAAATTGGTGAGCAAAAGTCTGAAGAGCAAAAACCTGGCAGTCTTCCCAACCGGCAGCCGGTTTCTTCAAGTTCGGTGATTGCTAAAGTCCAGTCTCTTTCACTGGCTGGCCGCAAAAGTGCAATCCTGTATGTCCGCAATCTTCCAGTCCTCACCTTCACAGGATCAACGGCAGCCACTTCTGGCAACGTGAAGGTAGGAGTTCAAACTCAGGCTTCTCCAGACCAACCCGATTTCCGGGATAAATCCTTAGGGTTGAGCAAGTCCCCAGAAACACCCTCCATTCACTCCCTCCTAAGTTTTTCTCAAAGTTTTACGTCTCATCCAGATTCACTCTCCATTACCACACTGGATACAGAGTCTGCTCAAGCTGATCCCGTCTGGCGAGCTACCGTACTGGCAGCCAGAATTAACCAACTGTACCGAGATGGTGTCGATGCCAAAAAAATTACGGTGCGTTGGGATGATCAACAGAAATCAGGGGCAGGCGATCGCTTTGTAATTCAAGCCAATCAACTGCCACTTGCAACTATCGATCGCAACACCACTGCCACCAACAGCAATCGCAACCTGGAGCAAGATGCATTGTGGGTGGCCAACCGTCTGCGCCGACTCCTGGGCAATGCGGAACCGTTGCAAGCTGTTGCAGGTCGCCCAGCCTGGGGAGGCCAGGGTATTTCCCTGGGGCCGATTCGCCTTCGCTTAGAAGGGTTTGCTTCCTGGTATGGCCCTGGTTTCCATGGCAACCCTAGTGCTAGTGGCGAACGATTTAATCAATACGCTCTGACAGCAGCCCACCGAACCTTACCGTTTGGTACCCGCGTGTTGGTGACGAATCTGGATAATGGGCAGTCTGTTGTGGTGCGGATTAACGATCGTGGCCCCTTCCACGGCAACCGCATCATTGACCTGTCAACGGGAGCCGCCCGTGTGCTGGGTCTAGTGCAATCGGGTGTGGCCCGAGTTCGTCTGGAAGTGATGGCTCCCAACAATGTTGCCACAACCAATCAGTAA
- the purD gene encoding phosphoribosylamine--glycine ligase: protein MKVLVVGNGGREHALVWKLLQSDRVQYVTCVPGNGGTAAMARCRNLAMNVSDFEGMARFALVNGISLVVIGPEVPLAAGITDYLKEQGLTVFGPTRMAAQIEASKAWAKDLMLEAKIPTAQSAVFTSADPAISYVRQQGAPIVIKADGLAAGKGVTVATTVEEAEAAIADAFAGKFGQAGERVVIEECLTGQEVSILAVTDGSTIRPLVPAQDHKRIGEGDTGANTGGMGAYAPAPIVTPELMERIQKEILEPAIATLQKRNIPYCGVLYAGLMITPAGDPKVIEFNCRFGDPETQVVLPLLETPLHELLLACTQKRLADFPPLEWKSGAAACVVVAAEGYPDAYEKGKPITGIDAAETQGALVFQAGTQLRQQTLVTDGGRVLGVTALGENFESAIANAYDAVSKIQFEGMYYRRDIGHRVLAARSTAS from the coding sequence GTGAAGGTTTTAGTCGTTGGGAATGGTGGGCGGGAACATGCCCTGGTCTGGAAGCTCCTACAGTCCGATCGAGTTCAGTATGTAACCTGTGTTCCTGGTAATGGGGGAACGGCTGCAATGGCCCGTTGCCGTAATCTCGCCATGAATGTGTCCGATTTTGAAGGCATGGCCCGGTTTGCGCTGGTGAATGGAATTTCTCTGGTGGTCATTGGGCCGGAGGTGCCTTTAGCGGCTGGCATTACAGATTACTTAAAAGAGCAGGGGTTAACCGTATTTGGGCCAACCCGCATGGCCGCTCAAATTGAAGCCAGTAAAGCCTGGGCAAAAGATTTGATGCTGGAAGCGAAGATTCCTACCGCCCAATCTGCTGTGTTTACCAGTGCTGACCCGGCGATTTCCTATGTGCGGCAGCAAGGGGCACCGATTGTGATTAAGGCCGACGGGTTAGCCGCCGGAAAGGGCGTAACCGTGGCGACTACAGTAGAGGAAGCAGAAGCCGCGATCGCCGATGCCTTTGCCGGAAAATTTGGGCAAGCGGGTGAGCGGGTTGTGATTGAAGAATGTCTGACTGGCCAGGAAGTTTCCATCCTGGCCGTGACGGATGGGAGCACGATTCGGCCCCTGGTTCCGGCTCAGGATCATAAGCGGATTGGGGAGGGAGATACGGGAGCTAATACTGGCGGGATGGGAGCCTATGCCCCGGCTCCGATCGTCACCCCAGAGTTAATGGAACGGATTCAAAAAGAGATTTTAGAACCTGCGATCGCCACTTTACAGAAGCGCAATATTCCCTACTGTGGTGTTCTCTATGCTGGACTGATGATTACTCCAGCAGGGGATCCCAAAGTAATTGAATTTAACTGTCGCTTTGGCGATCCTGAAACTCAGGTGGTGCTACCACTGCTGGAAACTCCGTTGCATGAACTCTTGCTGGCCTGCACTCAAAAACGTCTGGCTGACTTTCCGCCACTGGAATGGAAATCCGGTGCCGCCGCCTGCGTGGTGGTCGCTGCCGAGGGTTATCCCGATGCCTATGAGAAAGGCAAACCCATTACTGGCATTGACGCAGCAGAAACCCAGGGTGCACTCGTATTTCAGGCCGGAACTCAACTGAGGCAGCAAACCCTGGTCACGGATGGCGGGCGGGTACTGGGAGTTACGGCGTTAGGAGAAAACTTTGAGAGCGCGATCGCCAATGCTTATGACGCTGTGAGCAAAATTCAGTTTGAAGGGATGTATTACCGTCGAGACATCGGCCATCGGGTGTTAGCGGCGCGATCGACTGCAAGTTAG
- the ispE gene encoding 4-(cytidine 5'-diphospho)-2-C-methyl-D-erythritol kinase: MRSYSLLAPAKINLYLEILGDRPDGYHELVMVMQSIDLADRIELRANGTDQFRVHCDHEQVPADQSNLAYRAAELMSQQFPEAFARYGAVDITIDKQIPVGAGLAGGSTNAAAVLVGLDMIWELGLTQMEIQELGALLGSDVPFCIVGGTALATGRGEKLDGLPDLENMHLVLAKYRSLSVSTPWAYKTYRQQFGASYLCQPGDLECRRQQVHSGPMIHAIAHRDEAQIGKLLHNDLEKVVLPEYPQVANLRQVFQRFGTLGTLMSGSGPTVFALVISQEQAQQLLTQVRATIPDPDLELWTAKFIPAGIQVAKP; this comes from the coding sequence ATGCGTTCTTACTCCTTACTTGCGCCTGCCAAAATTAATTTATATCTGGAAATTCTGGGCGATCGGCCTGATGGCTATCACGAATTGGTCATGGTTATGCAAAGTATTGATCTGGCCGATCGCATTGAATTGCGGGCGAATGGCACGGATCAGTTTCGCGTGCATTGCGATCATGAGCAGGTGCCTGCCGACCAGAGTAATCTGGCCTATCGCGCCGCAGAACTGATGAGTCAGCAATTTCCAGAGGCGTTTGCTCGCTATGGAGCGGTTGATATCACTATTGATAAACAGATTCCCGTAGGAGCAGGACTGGCTGGAGGATCAACGAATGCGGCAGCGGTTCTGGTGGGACTGGATATGATCTGGGAACTCGGCTTAACTCAGATGGAAATTCAAGAACTGGGGGCTTTATTAGGTTCGGATGTGCCATTTTGTATCGTGGGTGGAACAGCTCTAGCCACTGGCCGGGGTGAAAAGCTAGATGGATTACCCGACCTGGAAAATATGCATCTGGTTTTAGCGAAATATCGCAGCCTCTCTGTATCCACGCCCTGGGCCTACAAGACTTACCGCCAACAGTTTGGGGCTTCCTATTTGTGCCAACCGGGGGATCTGGAATGCCGTCGTCAGCAAGTCCACTCTGGCCCCATGATTCATGCGATCGCTCATCGGGATGAAGCCCAGATTGGTAAGCTGTTGCATAACGACCTGGAAAAGGTGGTGCTGCCCGAATATCCCCAAGTAGCCAATTTAAGGCAAGTATTTCAGCGATTCGGAACTTTAGGAACTCTCATGTCCGGATCTGGGCCAACCGTATTTGCTCTGGTCATATCTCAGGAACAGGCCCAACAATTGCTGACCCAAGTCCGAGCCACTATTCCCGATCCCGATCTTGAACTATGGACAGCAAAGTTTATTCCTGCAGGAATTCAAGTTGCGAAGCCGTAG
- the rsmA gene encoding 16S rRNA (adenine(1518)-N(6)/adenine(1519)-N(6))-dimethyltransferase RsmA, with amino-acid sequence MPQPRKQFAQHWLRSEKALSKILAAAQLQKTDVDGIPGDRVLEIGPGTGILTRQLLTQADAVVAVEIDRDLCVSLTKKLGKNENFLLLQGDFLTLDLSELLAPFPNFQNPNKVVANIPYNITGPILEKLLGTIAHPAETPFDLIVLLVQKEVALRLVAKPGSSHAGALSIRIQYLAECEFICDVPAQAFQPPPKVDSAVVRLRPRPFELTATDPRRLEQLIKLGFSSKRKMLRNNLQSLIDRDHLIQLLETQGINPQVRAEDLSVKQWVELSNQF; translated from the coding sequence GTGCCCCAACCCAGAAAACAATTTGCTCAGCATTGGCTCCGCAGCGAAAAAGCGCTCAGTAAAATTCTGGCGGCGGCTCAATTGCAAAAAACAGATGTTGATGGTATACCCGGCGATCGCGTGTTAGAGATTGGCCCCGGAACAGGGATATTAACCCGCCAATTGTTGACTCAGGCGGATGCCGTGGTTGCAGTAGAAATCGATCGTGATTTGTGCGTATCTCTGACAAAAAAATTAGGGAAAAACGAAAATTTTCTATTATTACAAGGGGACTTTTTAACATTAGATTTATCTGAACTTCTCGCTCCCTTTCCTAACTTTCAAAATCCCAATAAAGTGGTGGCCAATATTCCCTATAACATTACTGGCCCAATCCTGGAGAAATTATTGGGAACGATCGCGCATCCGGCAGAAACCCCCTTTGATCTGATTGTGTTACTGGTACAAAAAGAAGTCGCCCTGCGGCTGGTGGCCAAACCGGGTTCCAGTCATGCTGGAGCACTCTCCATTCGAATTCAATATCTCGCGGAGTGCGAATTCATTTGTGACGTTCCCGCCCAAGCCTTTCAACCGCCACCCAAAGTGGATTCCGCTGTTGTCCGTTTGCGTCCCCGTCCCTTTGAATTGACCGCCACCGATCCACGCCGCTTAGAGCAATTAATTAAACTCGGCTTTAGCAGCAAACGCAAAATGCTGAGAAATAATTTGCAAAGTCTCATCGATCGCGACCACCTCATCCAACTGTTAGAAACCCAGGGAATTAATCCCCAGGTGCGGGCAGAAGACTTAAGTGTTAAACAATGGGTGGAGTTGAGTAATCAGTTTTGA
- a CDS encoding DUF72 domain-containing protein — MSFLIGCALWGYKEWVGDLFPPGSRASEFLRLYGQRLTTVEGNTTFYSVPDQATVARWAAETPIGFQFCPKLPRTITHAGLLYPHLEEALRFLDRMQGLGDRLGPVFAQLPPAYGPANLTDLAAFLTALPRIAAEFAVELRHPDWFTPRYSARLTELLQELGIGRVLLDTRPIYDVPGHPQLHSERKKPKLPLQFSVTAPFSLVRYISHPDRDVNQRFLQDWVPHISQWLQQGTRIYFFVHCPLEGRSPTNLRFVQHLFQQHQLPIPPLPWDGLDSFPVQLNLL; from the coding sequence ATGTCCTTTTTGATTGGTTGTGCATTGTGGGGATACAAGGAATGGGTAGGAGACTTGTTTCCTCCGGGCAGCCGTGCGTCGGAATTTCTACGGCTTTATGGCCAGCGATTAACTACTGTTGAGGGAAATACCACATTTTATTCAGTTCCTGATCAGGCAACGGTGGCTCGTTGGGCGGCAGAAACTCCCATTGGTTTTCAATTCTGTCCCAAACTCCCTCGAACCATTACCCATGCAGGGCTTTTGTATCCTCACCTGGAAGAGGCTCTGAGGTTTCTGGACCGAATGCAGGGACTGGGCGATCGTCTGGGGCCAGTGTTTGCTCAATTACCACCGGCTTACGGCCCTGCCAACCTGACCGATTTAGCGGCTTTTTTAACAGCTCTGCCCAGAATAGCTGCGGAGTTTGCCGTTGAACTGCGTCATCCAGATTGGTTCACTCCCCGCTATTCTGCTCGGTTGACAGAGTTATTGCAGGAATTAGGAATTGGCCGCGTTCTGCTGGACACTCGCCCAATTTATGACGTTCCAGGTCATCCCCAACTGCATTCAGAACGCAAGAAGCCAAAACTACCACTTCAGTTCAGTGTTACGGCTCCCTTCAGCTTAGTTCGCTACATCAGTCATCCCGATCGAGATGTGAATCAGCGATTTTTGCAGGACTGGGTTCCGCACATCAGCCAATGGCTCCAGCAAGGAACCCGGATCTACTTCTTTGTACATTGCCCGCTCGAAGGGCGATCGCCCACAAATCTGCGTTTTGTTCAGCATCTATTCCAGCAGCACCAGCTTCCCATTCCACCCTTACCCTGGGACGGGTTGGATTCGTTCCCGGTGCAACTGAACTTACTTTGA
- the purM gene encoding phosphoribosylformylglycinamidine cyclo-ligase produces the protein MEYRDAGVDVAAGRAFVERIRSSVESTRRPEVLGNLGGFSGLFQLPSGYQEPVLVSGTDGVGTKLKLAHTLNRHDTVGIDLVAMCVNDVLTCGAEPLFFLDYLATGHLEPAQLADVVAGIATGCRLAGCALLGGETAEMPGFYQAGEYDLAGFCVGIVEKSQVLDGSQVQIGDVAIGLASQGVHSNGFSLVRKILSDRNCSLRDQPPLLDQPLGEVLLTPTQIYVNPVLTARRAGLMIHGMAHITGGGLPENLPRCLGSGQAVKIDPASWAIPPVFHWIQAEGGVSNTGMFNTFNMGIGFVVLVPPDQAQSAIQGFTSLGISAWAIGEVVTGSGELIGLPE, from the coding sequence ATGGAATATCGAGACGCAGGAGTTGATGTAGCAGCGGGTAGAGCCTTTGTGGAGCGGATCCGCAGCTCAGTGGAAAGTACCCGTCGGCCAGAAGTTTTGGGAAATCTGGGTGGCTTCAGTGGATTATTCCAGTTGCCATCCGGCTATCAAGAACCTGTGCTGGTTTCTGGCACCGATGGCGTGGGCACCAAACTCAAACTCGCTCATACCCTGAATCGTCACGATACGGTGGGGATCGATCTGGTCGCGATGTGCGTGAATGATGTGCTGACCTGCGGAGCCGAGCCGTTATTCTTTCTGGATTACCTGGCAACCGGACATCTGGAACCCGCGCAACTGGCAGATGTAGTGGCTGGGATCGCCACCGGCTGTCGGTTGGCGGGATGTGCCCTACTGGGTGGGGAAACTGCCGAAATGCCCGGTTTTTATCAAGCCGGAGAATATGATCTGGCTGGGTTCTGTGTGGGAATTGTCGAAAAAAGCCAGGTCTTAGACGGCTCTCAAGTGCAGATCGGTGATGTGGCGATCGGACTGGCCAGTCAGGGAGTTCACAGCAACGGCTTCAGTCTGGTGCGAAAGATTTTGAGCGATCGCAATTGCTCCCTCCGCGATCAACCCCCTCTCCTGGATCAACCCCTGGGAGAAGTTCTGCTGACCCCCACCCAGATCTACGTCAACCCAGTGCTAACAGCTCGGCGGGCGGGTTTGATGATTCATGGCATGGCCCATATTACCGGAGGTGGCTTACCAGAGAACCTGCCCCGTTGTCTGGGCAGTGGGCAGGCTGTGAAAATTGACCCCGCTTCCTGGGCCATTCCTCCCGTGTTTCACTGGATCCAGGCTGAGGGCGGAGTCAGTAACACTGGTATGTTTAACACCTTCAACATGGGGATCGGATTTGTGGTGCTGGTGCCTCCAGACCAGGCTCAATCGGCTATTCAAGGATTTACTTCTCTAGGAATTTCCGCCTGGGCGATCGGAGAAGTAGTGACGGGTTCAGGTGAGTTAATCGGATTGCCGGAGTAA
- a CDS encoding glycosyltransferase produces MTHFGILCPAAMGHLNPLLTLAQELQQRGHRVTCFQVLDVQQTIEVAGVEFCAIAPQDFPLGHTAQTYQKLGNLDGLAAVRYTLQLFEQVTQAMLREAPAAIRTAQVEALIVDQVTFEGGTIAAHLNLPFVTFCSALMVNRELSVPPFTFPWTYNPTWWGLLRNRMAYQVLDTLGKSMQKTLNQQRREWHLPPLLNFNETFSQLAQISQQPATFEFPRQELPPWFHFTGPHHTAHTRKPVSFPFEQLTGEPLIYASLGTLQNRQQWIFETIAQACQDLPVQLVLSLGQPHLDHLPTFPGHPIVVPYAPQLELLKRAALTITHAGLNTVLESLTNGVPMVAIPITNDQPGVAARLVWTGAGEQIPPNRLTVPKLREAIQRVLTQDSYRHHTRRLQTAIQQTRGAVDAAEVIEQAVTTRQPVLRA; encoded by the coding sequence ATGACCCACTTTGGTATTCTTTGCCCCGCTGCCATGGGTCATCTCAACCCACTGTTAACCCTAGCTCAGGAATTGCAGCAGCGAGGCCATCGCGTTACCTGCTTTCAAGTGTTAGATGTACAGCAAACAATTGAAGTGGCAGGAGTAGAGTTTTGTGCGATCGCCCCGCAAGATTTTCCCCTTGGCCATACCGCCCAAACCTATCAAAAATTGGGAAATCTAGATGGCTTAGCTGCCGTTCGCTATACCCTACAGCTTTTTGAACAGGTTACACAAGCGATGCTGCGAGAAGCTCCGGCCGCGATTCGGACAGCGCAGGTTGAGGCGTTGATTGTTGATCAGGTGACGTTTGAAGGTGGAACAATTGCCGCTCACTTAAACCTTCCCTTTGTTACCTTTTGCAGTGCCTTAATGGTGAATCGTGAACTGAGTGTTCCTCCCTTTACATTTCCGTGGACTTACAATCCGACCTGGTGGGGACTCTTGCGGAATCGAATGGCTTATCAGGTGTTGGATACGTTAGGGAAGTCCATGCAAAAGACCCTCAATCAACAGCGTCGAGAATGGCACCTGCCGCCGCTGCTCAACTTCAACGAAACCTTTTCCCAACTGGCTCAAATTAGTCAACAACCTGCTACGTTTGAGTTTCCTCGTCAAGAACTGCCTCCCTGGTTTCACTTTACTGGCCCCCATCATACTGCTCACACTCGTAAACCTGTTTCCTTCCCGTTTGAGCAACTGACGGGCGAACCGCTAATTTATGCTTCTTTGGGAACGTTGCAAAATCGGCAACAGTGGATTTTTGAGACAATCGCCCAAGCCTGCCAGGATTTACCCGTACAACTGGTGCTCTCCCTGGGGCAACCTCATCTGGATCACCTTCCCACCTTTCCCGGTCATCCGATCGTAGTTCCTTATGCGCCCCAGTTGGAATTACTCAAACGTGCTGCCCTCACCATTACTCATGCGGGCTTAAATACCGTTCTGGAGTCCCTGACCAACGGTGTGCCAATGGTTGCCATTCCGATTACCAACGATCAACCGGGAGTAGCCGCTCGCCTGGTATGGACTGGCGCAGGTGAGCAGATTCCACCGAATCGCTTGACCGTTCCTAAATTAAGAGAGGCCATTCAACGGGTGCTAACCCAAGACTCCTACCGACACCATACTCGACGCTTGCAAACGGCAATCCAGCAAACAAGAGGAGCAGTTGATGCGGCTGAGGTGATTGAACAAGCAGTCACCACCCGCCAACCGGTCTTGCGAGCTTAA
- the nblS gene encoding two-component system sensor histidine kinase NblS, with amino-acid sequence MLELLKQIRETIAHWWSEFTLQTKLMAVATLVVSLLMSGLTFWAVNTIQQDARLNDTRFGRDLGLLLAANVAPLIGENNRTELARFSHRFYSSTSNIRYMLYADEEGNIFFGIPFSESEVQNSLTIRRKIHLPDDYAAQTDTPMVRQHLTPDGEVTDVFVPLFYEGEYKGVLAIGTNPNPTVVTSSHLTRDVTIAVFVSIWVMVILGAVFNALTITKPLKELLQGVKNIASGNFKQRVDLPFGGELGELIVSFNEMAEKLERYEEQNIEELTAEKAKLETLVSTIADGAVLLDTNLHVVLVNPTARRLFGWEGQTVEGKNVLYLLPAPVQAEITRPLYRIAKGDMREGAEFRVTLKEPVNRTFRLLLTTVFDLYRETVKGVAITIQDITREAELNEAKSQFISNVSHELRTPLFNIKSFIETLYEYGEDLSFEERREFLETANRETDRLTRLVNDVLDLSRLESCKLYHFEAVDLAQPIEQTLRTYQLNARDKGIELLQEVQPNLPPVLGHYDLLLQVFTNLVGNALKFTEPGGQIVIRAYGVEPDKSEATEDGDPKLESHEAELPKTVRVEVADTGIGIAPEDQEAIFDRFFRVENRVHTLEGTGLGLSIVRNILEKHRSRIHLNSEVGVGTTFWFDLAVFQEAKAGEGLETSLETLSIV; translated from the coding sequence TTGCTGGAGCTTCTTAAACAAATTCGGGAAACTATTGCTCACTGGTGGTCAGAATTCACCCTCCAGACGAAGCTAATGGCTGTAGCCACACTGGTTGTGTCCCTGCTCATGAGCGGACTGACCTTCTGGGCGGTGAATACCATTCAGCAGGATGCCCGTTTGAACGATACTCGCTTCGGTCGAGATTTAGGATTGTTGCTGGCGGCAAACGTGGCTCCCCTGATTGGAGAGAACAATCGTACCGAACTGGCCCGGTTTTCCCATCGTTTCTACAGCAGCACATCCAACATTCGCTACATGCTGTATGCCGATGAAGAAGGCAATATTTTCTTTGGCATTCCCTTTTCGGAATCAGAGGTGCAAAACTCCCTGACCATCCGTCGCAAAATTCATCTCCCAGACGATTATGCAGCCCAGACGGATACGCCGATGGTACGTCAGCATCTCACGCCAGATGGCGAAGTCACAGATGTGTTTGTGCCGCTGTTTTACGAGGGCGAGTATAAGGGCGTGCTGGCGATCGGCACTAACCCCAACCCAACCGTTGTGACTTCCTCCCACTTGACTCGCGATGTGACGATCGCGGTCTTTGTATCTATCTGGGTGATGGTCATTTTAGGTGCAGTCTTCAATGCCCTGACGATTACTAAACCATTGAAAGAATTGCTGCAAGGGGTAAAAAATATTGCCTCTGGAAACTTCAAACAGCGGGTTGATCTGCCCTTTGGTGGGGAATTGGGCGAACTGATCGTTAGCTTCAATGAAATGGCTGAGAAACTGGAGCGCTACGAAGAGCAGAACATTGAAGAATTAACAGCAGAAAAAGCCAAGCTGGAAACTTTAGTGTCTACCATTGCGGATGGAGCTGTCCTGCTAGATACAAATTTGCATGTCGTACTGGTGAATCCTACGGCGCGTCGGCTGTTTGGTTGGGAAGGGCAAACGGTAGAAGGAAAAAACGTTCTGTACTTGTTGCCTGCGCCAGTGCAAGCAGAGATTACCCGTCCACTCTATCGCATTGCCAAAGGGGATATGCGGGAGGGCGCAGAGTTCCGCGTAACGTTGAAGGAGCCTGTGAATCGCACCTTTCGTCTGCTGTTGACAACGGTGTTTGACCTGTACCGGGAAACGGTGAAGGGAGTTGCGATCACCATTCAGGACATTACCCGCGAAGCCGAACTCAACGAGGCTAAAAGCCAATTCATCAGCAATGTGTCTCATGAATTGAGAACGCCACTCTTCAATATCAAATCCTTTATTGAAACCCTCTATGAATATGGAGAAGACCTGAGTTTTGAGGAGCGCCGGGAGTTTTTAGAAACTGCCAACCGGGAAACCGATCGCCTGACTCGTTTGGTCAACGATGTACTGGATCTATCCCGCCTGGAATCCTGCAAACTGTATCACTTTGAGGCGGTTGATCTGGCGCAACCGATCGAACAAACCTTACGCACCTATCAACTCAATGCCCGCGATAAAGGGATTGAACTGTTACAAGAGGTGCAGCCTAACTTGCCGCCTGTATTGGGTCATTACGACCTGTTGCTGCAGGTATTTACCAATCTAGTAGGCAATGCTTTGAAGTTTACCGAGCCTGGTGGGCAGATAGTCATTCGTGCTTATGGGGTGGAACCAGATAAATCGGAAGCTACAGAAGATGGGGATCCCAAACTGGAATCACATGAGGCAGAACTTCCGAAAACAGTGCGGGTGGAGGTTGCCGATACGGGAATTGGGATTGCCCCGGAAGATCAGGAGGCAATTTTCGATCGCTTCTTCCGAGTAGAAAACCGGGTTCACACATTAGAAGGAACGGGACTGGGGCTATCGATCGTTCGCAATATTTTAGAGAAACACCGCAGCCGTATTCATCTGAACAGTGAAGTGGGAGTTGGCACCACGTTCTGGTTTGATCTGGCTGTTTTCCAGGAAGCCAAAGCTGGCGAAGGCTTAGAAACGTCCTTGGAAACCCTATCGATCGTATGA